In one Cryptomeria japonica unplaced genomic scaffold, Sugi_1.0 HiC_scaffold_406, whole genome shotgun sequence genomic region, the following are encoded:
- the LOC131045705 gene encoding peroxidase P7-like, whose amino-acid sequence MSYSYSFLACITLVSCSIAVNGQLTSTFYSTSCPNLLSTVKSAVKQAVANEKRMGASLLRLHFHDCFVNGCDGSILLDDSSTLTGEKTALPNANSVRGFNVIDTIKTNVEAVCSGVVSCADILAIAARDSVVELGGPTWTVQLGRRDSSTASLSGANSNIPAPTSNLSALISSFSAQGLSTKDMIALSGGHTIGQARCTNFRARIYNETNIESTFATSLKSNCPSSSGDNNRSPLDLQTPTTFDNNYYKNLRNQKGLLHSDQQLFNGGSADSQVTTYSTNQNTFFTDFAAAMVKMGNISPLTGTNGQIRKNCRKPN is encoded by the exons ATGAGTTACTCTTACTCATTTCTTGCCTGCATTACTTTGGTGTCATGTTCGATTGCTGTTAATGGCCAGCTTACCTCAACATTTTACAGTACGTCGTGTCCCAATCTGTTGTCGACTGTTAAGTCTGCAGTGAAACAGGCCGTCGCTAACGAGAAACGGATGGGAGCATCCCTTCTGCGTcttcatttccatgattgctttgttAAC GGCTGCGATGGGTCTATTCTGTTGGACGACTCGTCGACGTTAACAGGAGAAAAGACTGCATTGCCCAATGCTAATTCAGTCAGAGGTTTCAACGTGATAGACACCATTAAGACCAACGTGGAGGCTGTTTGCAGTGGTGTTGTGTCTTGCGCCGACATTTTGGCCATCGCTGCTCGTGATTCAGTTGTCGAA CTTGGAGGGCCAACATGGACGGTGCAGCTGGGAAGAAGAGACTCGTCAACTGCAAGCCTTAGTGGTGCAAATAGCAACATTCCTGCTCCCACATCAAACCTCAGTGCACTCATCTCATCCTTTAGCGCTCAGGGTCTTTCTACCAAGGACATGATTGCGCTTTCTG GTGGTCACACTATTGGTCAGGCTCGTTGCACTAATTTCAGGGCTCGCATCTACAACGAGACCAACATAGAATCTACATTCGCCACTTCATTGAAGTCAAACTGTCCAAGCAGCAGTGGGGATAACAACCGTTCACCGTTAGATCTTCAGACTCCCACGACATTTGACAACAACTACTACAAAAATCTGAGAAACCAGAAAGGACTTTTGCACTCCGATCAGCAGCTTTTTAATGGAGGTTCTGCTGATTCTCAGGTGACTACATATAGTACCAATCAGAACACATTCTTCACAGATTTCGCTGCTGCGATGGTGAAAATGGGAAACATCAGTCCTCTGACTGGCACCAATGGACAGATCCGAAAGAATTGTAGGAAGCCCAATTGA